The sequence CCACAGGTGACCATTTGGGAAGCACTGACCAACAGCAAGCCGGGCACCCACCCCATGTCGCACGAGGGCCGCCGGGGAGACAGGTTGGTAAGGTCCGGCCAGCCCCGCAGGGGGGAGTGGGTGTGGGAGCCGGACCCACGGGGCCCCCACTGAGCCCCTGCTGCCCGCCAGGACTCCCCAGCACACGGCGTCCCCGCGTCCCCCCGTGGCCCCGTCGCCGGGGGGTGGCAGGGGGCCCAGCGCCCTGTTCCCCAGCTACGCGGAGCAGCTGCGCCTGGCCATGGCGCTGTCGGCgcgggagcaggaggaagcGGAGCGCCGGACGCGCCAGGAGGAAGAGGATCTGCAGCGGATCCTGCAGCTCTCGCTGACGGAGAAGTGACCCCGCAGCCCCACTGAGCCCCTCACACCCCCCTCCTCCAGTGGGGATGGGGACGCGGCCGGGGCCGTGTCTGGGGGCACAGAGAGGGAGCGGTGTGGGGGGGAACCAGTCCAGGAACTGCAGAGGGCAAGTGGGGAAGGGGGACAGCAGGATTTGGCCCTGGGAGAACGTCCCCAGAGCTGGGGCGGTGTTGGGGTGAGGTGGGGGCGCCCCGCAGCAGCCCAGGGTGGGGGTGGGTGTTAACCCTGCACCTGGGGTGGCAGGGACCAGGGAGGGCAACTCCACAGACTGTACCCCCTCTCCAGGACAGCCCTGCCCCCCCAGCCGCCCGACGGGGTGCTGCTCAGCCCCTCACCCCAGGAAGGCGGTGGGGGGCACATTCTGCCCCAGATGGGTGGGCTGCCAGTTGCGTGGGGTCCCGGGGTTCCCCCAGAGCCAGGGGGCTCTGCCCGGCTCCCTCTTCCCCCCCTGCCCAGGCGCTACCAAGTGCACTTACCcgggagctgctctgcctgccaaCAGGGGTGGGGGGCTCTGCCCTATTGTACCCCACAGCCAGCGAGGGGCTGCACAGCCGCCCCCCCACGGCACGGGGACTGCTGGGGCAGCTGAAGGGGTGCCTGTGAAGGGCCGCCCGGTGTCACCCCCCCTTACCCCTGCTCGCACCTCTCCACCCTGCTCGGATGCCCCCCTTGGCAGCGCTGCACCCCCTTGTCCCGGGCACTGACCCCAAGAGAAACCTTACGTCAAATGGTGCTAACCCCGGCCCCCTGCCCCGGCTGCTCCCCCTTTGCACATggggggccgggggctgcggggtgAGGGGGGCTGGGCTCGCTCCCCTGGGACTTTTCATAGCTGGTGcccctccctccacccaccCGTGCACCCCACAGCAACATCTGGGCCAGGGCCGGGGGAGCCCGAGCAGCTCTGACCGCGGCCAACACCAATAAATGCTCTTTAATGTTTGTCTCTCTCGGCCTCCCTCTGCCTGGGCCGGGGGTCCGCAggcagcaggtgctggcagtggggtGCAGGCAGCACCCCTGGCACGATGGTCCCTCGTCCCTGGTACCTGCCACACGGCCAAGGGTGGCTGAGCCCTTTATTAAAGGGGTCCAGGAGCAAAGAGCCAGTTGGGGGCACCCGCCGAGGGGCTGATGGGGCAGAGGGGGTGAGGGGGTGATGGGGTGGGGGTGTAGCACCGTACACAAGCACATCCTGGCCGGGGGGGCCCggcagctccctgtcctgggAGGATGCTGGTGCCCAGCGTGCAGGTCCCCGTGGAGGGATGCtcggcagccccagcctgcgGGTACTGAAGCAGGACCCCCTCGGGTGCTGCATGGGGTGCCCATGTGCCAGGGCACCCTGGGAGAAGGATGCGACTGATGCCCACAGAAGGGGGTCAGGGTCCgaccccctccctgccccctcGGCTCCTGGGGAAAGAACACGGCTCCGGGCTCCTGCCCAAGGTGGGGACTCGGCTTTAATCCCCGGGAGGCCGGGGCAGTCCTGGCCGTGCCCGTGGTCTTGGCCGTGGCCACCGCACTAGTCCGTGCCGTTGGTGAACTGGCAGAGTTTGTTCTCCAGGTCGGAGATGCGCTTCTCCTGCGCTTGGACCGTCTCCTTCAGGGCACGGAtctcctccagcacctcatccaaggctggctgctgcagggaggggggaCACAGGGTCACCGACCAGTCTGGCCCCTCCCACCCCACCGCAGGGCAGGGGTACAGCCCTGCTGTCCCTATCCCCAGGACACTCACAGAGAAGTAGTCAGAGTTGCAGCTGGAGTGGCTCCGTCGGGGGCCTGGCGGGGGTTTGCTGTCCAGGATGTTCTTCTTGACCACCTTCAGCTCCCGGTTCTTGATGGGGACGTACCCATCCCGCAGCGAGATGAGGATGGGCTCTGCGTCCTTCCCTGACAGCCACTCATCCGCCTCCAGGGCTGGCTCGGGGCCTGGCGTGTCGGGGTACAGGTCATCCTGGAAGAGGTCTGACTGCGGGAGGGAGAGAGACCATGGTGAGATGTGGGTGTCCCCCCCAGGCCCCCATCTCCCCTGGGACCCCCCAGGCTCACCTTGCGTGGCACTGTCATGACGATGGGCTCGCACTTGCGCTCGTGCAGCTTGAAGAACCTGCGTGGGCCACAGGCAGTCAGGGTCCAGCTGATTGCCCTGACCCTTCTGGCTCCCCCCAGACCCCTTGGCTCTCACCTGGCGATCTCGCACTTGCTGACATCCAGCCCACGCTTGGGCATGAAGCCCATGCCCCGCTGGGGCTCCTTGCTGCTGTAGGTGTTCAGGTAGTGCACGTAGGGTGCCTCGTCCGTGATCTCGAAGTACCGGATGCTGCTGTCACCCTGCAGGGGTGGGGACAGCTGtcagccagccctggcaccctCAGGGACAGGGTGGCACGGGGGGGTGCACCGCGGGGAGGGTGGGTTACCTTCCCGCAGAGGTAGACGATGCTGGAATCGGCGTCATAGAAGGGCAGCAGGACCCCATTGCTCGTGTCCATCTCTTGCAGGGCAATGGGCTCCTCAAAGTTATTCTGCGGGGCCAGAGCAGTGATAGAGGGGTGTGAGCAGTGACCCCAAAACTCCCACCCTGGTTAGTCACACACGTTAGCCACGGCACACTGGGGGACAGGGCTTGTTCCCTCTGGGGTACATAACCCCCTGGGCAGGCAGCTTGGCATGCCCCCCCGCAGCCCCCTGCCCCACTCCTGTTTACCTGCACGGCTGGGTAACCCCCCAGCCCAGATATACCCCCCTTCCACAGCACTCCCTGcctcccagccccctccccatcACAACACAGCACGGCACACTTGGGAACTTGGCATCTTTTGGGAGGGGGATGCAGCAGACACCCCATCCGGGGGCAGGGTGGGTTGGCAGGGGGCCTGGGGGGCCAAGTTCCCAGGGCAGCACTCCATGCGGCCTCGTTACCGGGTCCCACAAGCCCAGCTCCCGCTGGCTCATTCTGGTAAAGCCCGTGGTAAAGATGTGTCCTTCCCGCGTGAAGATGGCCCGCACGGGCCTCAGCCCTTCGTGGGGGGCAAACCTCTcctggggggagggggagacaGTCAGCACGGGGCACgggaaggggggaaaatggAGGGGGTCCGGATCTGTCCCCCAAAACAGCCGTTGAGTCCTATTCCATGGTGCTCCCTGAGCGCACGCGTTGCCAGAGAGTATCCCCGGCACCCAGAGCGCTCCGGGCTGGGCTGAGATCGGTGGGATTGGCgctggccaggctggagccgCCGTCTCGTACCAGGTCCCAGAGGCCCAGCTGCCGCTCGCTCATCCTGCTGAAGCCCGTGGTGAAGATCTTGCCATCGGCCACGAAGATGGCGCGGATGGGGCGGGTGCCGTCGTGCGGTTTGGTTTTCTCCTGCGCCGGCGTTAGCGGGTTAAATCAAACACAGAGACGCGCGGTGTGGGGTTAGTAGGGTCAGGCAGGCACTGGGGGGGACCCCGCGGTGGGATGAGGGGGGGCACGGCAGGGGCACTCACCGCTATGATCTGCTGCTTGCGGGGGTCGATGACACGGACCTTCTTGTCCTTGCAGGTGGTGACGAGGAGGCTGCCATTGCGGTTCCAGCCCACGTTGTAGATGAGGTCGGTGTGCATGTCATCCAGCGCCAGCAGCATCTCCCCCGTCCCCACGTTCCAGAGGATCACCAGGTTgtcacagcctgcagaggacCCAGGGAGCAGATGCTGTCACCGCGTGGATCTCCTGCGACCCCGGGGAGGGTGACCCGGGACCCCCTTACCTGCGCTGAGCAGGACGTTGCGGGCGGTGGGGTGCCAGGAGATGATGCTCACCCGCTTGGAGTGTCCCTCCAGTGTCACCACGGGCTCCGTGATGTTGCGCACGGGGACATAGTCAGGGATCTGCCACACCTGGGGGAGGGGACGGAGAGCAGGGCGTTGGGGATCACCCCGTGTGTGAGCACTAAGCGGATGAGGGCCTCGGAGCCAATTAACCACATCATTAATCCCAGCTCAGCCTGCggggagggtggtgaggggaTGCCAGAAGCGCCTCCATCCTGGGGTGCATCCCCAGCATTCAGGGTGCtggtgggcacagggaggggggCATGGCTGGggtgcagcccccagcccccccccaGCTATTCCTGCGTGCTGAGTTGCCTGGGAGGGTATATTTAGCACAAACTGCTGCATCATGGAGAGAGCAGCCGCCGCCAGCGCGAACGCATGGCACCGGGGCTAAAAATAGGCCAGTGACACTTCACAGGCGgcaagggggggggggggggatgcTCTGCATCGCTCCCCAGCGGCCGCCACCCCCCTCCCGCGCGGGGACCAGCCCCTCACCATGACGGTGGTGTCCTCCGAGGCGCTGGCGATGACGTTGTCGTTGTGGGGACACCAGTCGATGTCCAGCACGGGTGCTGTGTGTCCCGTCACCAGCGGGTGGTTCTTGTCCACCCGTCCTGTCTGCAATGG comes from Corvus cornix cornix isolate S_Up_H32 chromosome 19, ASM73873v5, whole genome shotgun sequence and encodes:
- the CORO6 gene encoding coronin-6 isoform X3: MSRRVVRQSKFRHVFGQPVKADQMYEDIRVSKVTCDSSFCAVNPKFVAIIVESGGGGAFIVLPLAKTGRVDKNHPLVTGHTAPVLDIDWCPHNDNVIASASEDTTVMVWQIPDYVPVRNITEPVVTLEGHSKRVSIISWHPTARNVLLSAGCDNLVILWNVGTGEMLLALDDMHTDLIYNVGWNRNGSLLVTTCKDKKVRVIDPRKQQIIAEKTKPHDGTRPIRAIFVADGKIFTTGFSRMSERQLGLWDLNNFEEPIALQEMDTSNGVLLPFYDADSSIVYLCGKGDSSIRYFEITDEAPYVHYLNTYSSKEPQRGMGFMPKRGLDVSKCEIARFFKLHERKCEPIVMTVPRKSDLFQDDLYPDTPGPEPALEADEWLSGKDAEPILISLRDGYVPIKNRELKVVKKNILDSKPPPGPRRSHSSCNSDYFSPALDEVLEEIRALKETVQAQEKRISDLENKLCQFTNGTD
- the CORO6 gene encoding coronin-6 isoform X1; the protein is MSRRVVRQSKFRHVFGQPVKADQMYEDIRVSKVTCDSSFCAVNPKFVAIIVESGGGGAFIVLPLAKTGRVDKNHPLVTGHTAPVLDIDWCPHNDNVIASASEDTTVMVWQIPDYVPVRNITEPVVTLEGHSKRVSIISWHPTARNVLLSAGCDNLVILWNVGTGEMLLALDDMHTDLIYNVGWNRNGSLLVTTCKDKKVRVIDPRKQQIIAEKTKPHDGTRPIRAIFVADGKIFTTGFSRMSERQLGLWDLNNFEEPIALQEMDTSNGVLLPFYDADSSIVYLCGKGDSSIRYFEITDEAPYVHYLNTYSSKEPQRGMGFMPKRGLDVSKCEIARFFKLHERKCEPIVMTVPRKSDLFQDDLYPDTPGPEPALEADEWLSGKDAEPILISLRDGYVPIKNRELKVVKKNILDSKPPPGPRRSHSSCNSDYFSQPALDEVLEEIRALKETVQAQEKRISDLENKLCQFTNGTD
- the CORO6 gene encoding coronin-6 isoform X6, producing the protein MSRRVVRQSKFRHVFGQPVKADQMYEDIRVSKVTCDSSFCAVNPKFVAIIVESGGGGAFIVLPLAKTGRVDKNHPLVTGHTAPVLDIDWCPHNDNVIASASEDTTVMVWQIPDYVPVRNITEPVVTLEGHSKRVSIISWHPTARNVLLSAGCDNLVILWNVGTGEMLLALDDMHTDLIYNVGWNRNGSLLVTTCKDKKVRVIDPRKQQIIAEKTKPHDGTRPIRAIFVADGKIFTTGFSRMSERQLGLWDLERFAPHEGLRPVRAIFTREGHIFTTGFTRMSQRELGLWDPNNFEEPIALQEMDTSNGVLLPFYDADSSIVYLCGKGDSSIRYFEITDEAPYVHYLNTYSSKEPQRGMGFMPKRGLDVSKCEIARFFKLHERKCEPIVMTVPRKSDLFQDDLYPDTPGPEPALEADEWLSGKDAEPILISLRDGYVPIKNRELKVVKKNILDSKPPPGPRRSHSSCNSDYFSPALDEVLEEIRALKETVQAQEKRISDLENKLCQFTNGTD
- the CORO6 gene encoding coronin-6 isoform X5, with amino-acid sequence MSRRVVRQSKFRHVFGQPVKADQMYEDIRVSKVTCDSSFCAVNPKFVAIIVESGGGGAFIVLPLAKTGRVDKNHPLVTGHTAPVLDIDWCPHNDNVIASASEDTTVMVWQIPDYVPVRNITEPVVTLEGHSKRVSIISWHPTARNVLLSAGCDNLVILWNVGTGEMLLALDDMHTDLIYNVGWNRNGSLLVTTCKDKKVRVIDPRKQQIIANNFEEPIALQEMDTSNGVLLPFYDADSSIVYLCGKGDSSIRYFEITDEAPYVHYLNTYSSKEPQRGMGFMPKRGLDVSKCEIARFFKLHERKCEPIVMTVPRKSDLFQDDLYPDTPGPEPALEADEWLSGKDAEPILISLRDGYVPIKNRELKVVKKNILDSKPPPGPRRSHSSCNSDYFSQPALDEVLEEIRALKETVQAQEKRISDLENKLCQFTNGTD
- the CORO6 gene encoding coronin-6 isoform X4, whose translation is MSRRVVRQSKFRHVFGQPVKADQMYEDIRVSKVTCDSSFCAVNPKFVAIIVESGGGGAFIVLPLAKTGRVDKNHPLVTGHTAPVLDIDWCPHNDNVIASASEDTTVMVWQIPDYVPVRNITEPVVTLEGHSKRVSIISWHPTARNVLLSAGCDNLVILWNVGTGEMLLALDDMHTDLIYNVGWNRNGSLLVTTCKDKKVRVIDPRKQQIIAERFAPHEGLRPVRAIFTREGHIFTTGFTRMSQRELGLWDPNNFEEPIALQEMDTSNGVLLPFYDADSSIVYLCGKGDSSIRYFEITDEAPYVHYLNTYSSKEPQRGMGFMPKRGLDVSKCEIARFFKLHERKCEPIVMTVPRKSDLFQDDLYPDTPGPEPALEADEWLSGKDAEPILISLRDGYVPIKNRELKVVKKNILDSKPPPGPRRSHSSCNSDYFSPALDEVLEEIRALKETVQAQEKRISDLENKLCQFTNGTD
- the CORO6 gene encoding coronin-6 isoform X2 codes for the protein MSRRVVRQSKFRHVFGQPVKADQMYEDIRVSKVTCDSSFCAVNPKFVAIIVESGGGGAFIVLPLAKTGRVDKNHPLVTGHTAPVLDIDWCPHNDNVIASASEDTTVMVWQIPDYVPVRNITEPVVTLEGHSKRVSIISWHPTARNVLLSAGCDNLVILWNVGTGEMLLALDDMHTDLIYNVGWNRNGSLLVTTCKDKKVRVIDPRKQQIIAERFAPHEGLRPVRAIFTREGHIFTTGFTRMSQRELGLWDPNNFEEPIALQEMDTSNGVLLPFYDADSSIVYLCGKGDSSIRYFEITDEAPYVHYLNTYSSKEPQRGMGFMPKRGLDVSKCEIARFFKLHERKCEPIVMTVPRKSDLFQDDLYPDTPGPEPALEADEWLSGKDAEPILISLRDGYVPIKNRELKVVKKNILDSKPPPGPRRSHSSCNSDYFSQPALDEVLEEIRALKETVQAQEKRISDLENKLCQFTNGTD